TCCAAATTACTGCGTAGGTTTTTAAGTAATTCAGCCGCATGAAGATTGTCACCATGCACACAAAATGTTTCTGCTTTTATAGGTATATCCGCTCCTGTTATTGTTTTTACTTTTTGCTTATCAATTATATGGAATACATGTTCTAACATGGCGTTCGAATCATGAATTATGGCATTACTATCATTACGCGTTACTAGTGTTAAATCATCATTATAATTTCTATCGGCAAAAGCTTCATAAGTAATGGGGATATTGTTTTGAATTGCTAAGATTTCAATAACCGACTTATAAGGCACATAAAGTTTAACTGGTAGTGCTATACTTTTCATAACTTCAATAATAGTTGTAGCAATTTTAGTATCTGTAGCGGCCATATGATACAAGGCTCCATGAGGTTTCACATGATGTAACATGGTGTTTTCTTCGCTTATTATAGCCATGAGATCGCTTATCTGTTCTTTTAATGATGTAAACAACGTCACACAAG
The genomic region above belongs to Mariniflexile litorale and contains:
- the pxpA gene encoding 5-oxoprolinase subunit PxpA, which translates into the protein MKIQRIDINVDVGEGVGNESLLMPYVSSCNIACGGHAGNNKTMRKVVKLAKQYRVKIGAHPSFPDIENFGRKLMDMPCVTLFTSLKEQISDLMAIISEENTMLHHVKPHGALYHMAATDTKIATTIIEVMKSIALPVKLYVPYKSVIEILAIQNNIPITYEAFADRNYNDDLTLVTRNDSNAIIHDSNAMLEHVFHIIDKQKVKTITGADIPIKAETFCVHGDNLHAAELLKNLRSNLEARGVKIL